CCGGTGAGCTGGTTGATGCCGATTTTCTGCTCCGCTGTTCTGCCCGACAGACTCTCTCCTCTTCTACTCTCCGTCCAACAAGTTCTccgacacagacacacacacttcatttcaCCGTTAGGATCGGCTGCACACCTTCAGATTGTTCTCCATTCAGTGCTCTCCTACAGTCACTGCCTCACTCTTCATAGGGATACCAGCATGCTCTCATCATCTTTGTTGCCATGCGTTTAAAAATAACCTTATCTTAAAAACTGTAATACATATCTTATATCTGAATTAGAGCAACGCCCAAAAGTGAATCTCATAAAggaaaaatatattctttttttgtccaccagattagatttttaaaaataatcgAAATATAGCTATAAAGTTCACATTTACTTGCTAAACATACgcaattaaatatattttgattcACTAACTTAATTTACTGTAGTCCGGCCTTGAAGtcttatttttgttattatttgtaaCATCTCTCATATGACGcatttatattacatattgtcACATACAGTCTGTTTCCATTAATATGCTGATATAACGTTATTTAAATCACCTGTAAACCCACTTCACCAACATACCCATTTACAAATGActcttacattttattttacaactttaacaaataaacttaaatcaaatcaatctcAACTGGTTGAAGATCAGACAACTTTAAATATCGATGCTCTCCGAAAATACATTTTCTACTTATTATTTCTCAATTTATATCACTATTTTCCCTGTAGGAACCACCGTAAGGTAGTCAGGTATTTCTGAAAACGTATCTTTTTAACACTACATCACTTGTAGTGGGCAGTTGACAGCCATTTCACTTGTATGAATTGATGAACGTAACTAACTTTAAAGTTCCAGGCGTTGTAGAAATCTTGATTGATTTGTGAGGGCTGCCAGAGGCATGAAGACATACTGTAGCTACTGCAGCCGGCTCTGTGCGCTCTGGCGCCATCCTTCCTCCAGCTGCGGGATCAGCgcacctctcctctccctcgCACTCCCCCAGCTCTGCGCTCTTTGGCTGCCCGAGGTGTCTGTCAAAgtgaagggaaagaaaaaaactcttttAGGAGAAAAAATCTGAGCAATATTTCTATTGGTAGGCGGGCTGGTCGTGAAGGGAACAATCGGATTGACTTTGCTAGGGAGCCACCTCAAAGCATATCAGGTTACTTTGAGTGACAGCGTAACCATGGCAAATAATTTGACTAAGGCTATTGTCTTATCCTCACCATCCCCGGGTCAGATAACCGACCAATCAGAGTTCATATAATCGCTTGTCTTGCCAGCTTacaataatattattaaaacgAGCCAGCTAGCCCGGTCTCCGGGAGTAGGTTATGTTGAAACGGCATAGAAAAGGTGGAGGAGGACGGTGGAAGGAGTAGcaactttctctctttctcaccaaCTTTATGAGGAATTGTCGCCTGGGGTTTTGCATGGCTGAATGGACTTGAGTTTATTCCACAATACGCAGTTGGATATTACCTTACTTTGGGCAGCTTTAACTTTTACGCTGCTCTTTTGGGGACCTTTTGTTGTTTATGGACTTAATGCGTTTTGATTTCATGTGAGACTGAGAGGAGAGACGTGGAAGTAAGGCACAATATAATCTGTATTGGTTTACGTTGTCGCCATGTCCATGCTTCCGACGTTTGGTTTTACGCAGGAACAAGTGGCGTGTGTCTGCGAAGTCCTCCAACAAGGGGGGAACATCGAGCGGCTGGGGCGCTTCCTTTGGTCGCTCCCGGCGTGCGAACACCTCCACAAAAATGAGAGCGTCCTCAAAGCTAAAGCCGTGGTCGCCTTTCACCGGGGGAACTTCCGAGAGCTCTACAAAATCCTGGAGAGCCACCAGTTTTCGCCGCACAACCACCcgaagctgcagcagctgtggcTCAAAGCGCACTACATAGAGGCGGAGAAGCTGAGAGGCCGCCCGCTCGGCGCCGTGGGGAAGTACCGAGTCCGAAGAAAGTTCCCCCTGCCCCGCTCCATCTGGGACGGTGAAGAGACAAGCTACTGCTTCAAAGAGAAGAGCAGGAGCGTCCTGCGGGAGTGGTACACCCACAATCCTTACCCATCCCCGCGGGAGAAAAGAGAGCTGGCCGAGGCCACGGGACTCACCACCACGCAGGTCAGCAACTGGTTCAAAAACCGACGGCAGCGAGACCGAGCCGCGGAGgcaaaagaaaggtaggagaaAAGATTAAAGGCACTTAACACAGATCTCAGGTTAGGCAAGTCTtgcacttttattattattattattattatacacataACATTTGAACTACAAATGCTGTGTAGTCATTACCAGAGTTTCTTCTGTGCGCCTGTTGCAAGATAATTTGCTGACCTACATCTGAGAATTTATTCCACTgaacaaatattattatatcatcAATTCTTAATTAATTTCTACCATTTTCTCTACTTATCTCTATCTTTTGATGATACATGGCATGAGATGCAAGAACGTTCATATACTTTTATGCTTAGTAAATTCAGATCCCCGTACTGTTGTTTAAGTTTGTGATAATTGTGCAGGCCCTGCGTAAAAGTTGAAAGGCACAAAATTAGAGGCTTGTTGTCAGGTAAATTACAAGGTTATAAAAGTTGCATTTACTCTACTTTTATGTTTAAGTAATCACACCTACTATAACATGAAATTTGACTTTCACATTAGGATCAAAAAAGTACTTTTTAACCCTCCAGATCCTGGAGTGAAAAGCACGTATGTGGAGAAAACACCTCAGAACATGTTTAAAAGTTGATTTGCGGTGTAATTGATGTGGCGGCGTGTGTAGCCTCCATATCGCCCTGGTTGAAATTTCATTAGGAGTCGTTTGTAGCCTACATTTCAAAGTTGGGAaattacagacagacaggcaggcaggcaggcaggcaggcacgCAGAGAAGTTTGGAAGACGTGTTGTAGTCAGGTGTTCGCCGGGTTGGTGTCTTCTTTCACCCTCTGGCCACTAATTCGGGCTGAAAGCTCCACGTAAATCATGTCTTCCCACTGAGAAAAGCCTTACTCACCACTGCTTAGAGATATACGCAACATGCACATGTTAATCAATAATTAGCTCTGTCATGTATTCAAACGAATCAAAGGCCGATAGCTCACATGCTTTAATAGGCGTATATTATCTGGTTTGAATTGACCTGTTATTAAGAAACTCAGCGCATGTTCAGTAGTCAAATAGATTTATTGTCTCCAGTCACTGTTCACCACTACAGCCATTTAACTGTCTGCACTAGTGAACTGGCCTctaattattttaatgacttACTAATTGTTTGCATCTTAGCACCCGTGCGCATGAGTGCATTGCTGATTGGTGCATTAATAAATCATTACAGTAAGCGTTTGTGATGCTTATTATGGATTGTAAATATGGCGTAACCCAATTAATATCACAGTACACAGTAGTGTGGGcggtgtgtgcgtatgtgtgtgtgcttcttataAGAAGGATTTAGATTTTTAGCATATTGTGGGcattttgaaatattattatttgttttgcaCATTTGTTCCCTTACTTCATGTGTACTCGTGACCGTAGttggttttaaatatttgtcaCAACTTGATCATTTCTTTCACATTGTGTCTGATGTACTGAAATGGTGCAATAGTTTGTCTGATTGTTGTGactttattttctgttctcAGAGAAAACAACGAGAACTCAAACAGCAATAGTCACAACCCATTGACTTCTTCCATGAATGGAAATAAAACTCTATTGGGCAGTTCGGACGACGACAAAACGCCTTCTGGGACGCCGGATCACACGTCTCAGAGCCCGGCTCTGCTCCTGGGCTCAAACGCCGGTTTACAGTCCCTGCACGGCCTCGCGCCCCCGCCAGGACCCAGCGCCATCCCTGTACCCAGCGGCCCAGACTCGGTGCACCATCACCACTCATTGCACCATGACACCATACTGAACCCTATGTCTTCTAATCTGGTGGACCTTGGCTCTTAAAAAAAAACGGCACAGGAGGGGAACAGAGAGCACCGTCTTTTTGGAAAAGTAATTCACATGGAGGCGTGAGCTCGAGCACTTGCGGCGAGGTGCAAGGCAGACAGACTGGACCACTGCGAAAACAGCCACCATATCAAATCATTTTGCctcattaaacctttaaaagtCGTTTGGGGGAAAATCAGACAGTGGACGCAATACAGTTAGCCCCAAATTGAAATTTCTGCTTGTTTCGGGGACTTTCTAGAAACAAGACATCAAGGCAGAGCACTTATAAAATCACGAAATATACATAAACTGGCTTTTAAAATCTCATTCCATtggcatattttctttttaattcattttaggAAACTATCATTCAAAACTGAATAGATTTGACATTATACGACTCTTTTTGCAGTGGACAAAGGGACAACAGGTGAGGCGGATCTAGGTCGttttaagtataaaaaaaaaaaaaaaaaaaaaaagtattttaccGGAATGTAATAACATGTTATATTGttgaaaacaataacaataaaatgtctTAATTCTTGTTACTATTACCGTTGTTATTTTAGGGGTTTAGATATATTAACAGACTCTAGGCACCGAGTTAAAGGTACCCCATCGCGTTTTTGTTTACAAAGGGTTTTCTAAGAGAGccataagatttttttttctttctttttttttctttctttggtgGGAGGGTGTGGGGTGGGTTATGGATGATGGGGTATAATATTCTCAAGTGTCTTATAAGAGCCGTGATGAGATGAAATATCTTAtattatttgcattttcatttggAAAGAGACTGCATGTAAACTGTGCGATAAAtgatgaaacataaaaaaaccgATTCACCTATAGTTTCATATACCctttacaataaaagaaaagaaatacatgGATTAAGAATGGAGGATTTCTTTGATTCTTCCCGTTGTATGATTCTTGACATTCTTGCAGCAGACCGGTCTGTTTATATGGTAGTTTGTCTCCTGCGGGTCACCATACTCTCTATTTTTAAACCATTCAAACTGGGTGACTTTTTAAATAGATCTCGACTGAGAAAATATTCTTACACTAGAAAAATGTTTCAGAGCAACTGCAGTGTTCATTTTCTAAttatttcttttctattttaattcagaagttttaatgtcttttattaTTACAGTTTGTGCGCAAATGCAAATTGATCATAGATTGCCCATAACTCTATGCAGACGGTCAGCTGAGGCAAAGCTGGTTCAAATCCATACTTCACTATTTACTCTGGCCTTTTGAATGTGCGCTGAACCACCAGTTCCTTAATAACGTTAGGGAAATGTATAATCAGATAGCATTACCTAAAATCAAGAGCTCTTAGCTTTAATGGCTGCTCCAAGAAAGGGGATATTGTCCTTTATGTGTGTGCCGGCGTGCACGGGTCGATGTCCCGGGATTATCTACCATCTAATCATAAATGCTGCAAAGGGAAGTCGTTAAAGGGGGAAAACTATCTGTTTCCCTCCATTCCCCTCAAGTTAGTTCCTGGCTTACACCGGTGACTTTCTCAGTTTAATCATCAGGCTAAAAGTCTGGAAATTTGGAAGGCAATAATAAGCTGATGTTATTTCACTTAAGGAATATAATTGAAGTTCAGAAGTGAGAAATTAATGCAAACTGGTCTATTAAAGTAGCCAGCGTCAAATAGGAAAAACCACGTATTCAGTCAAACACGTTGTCAAATTTTGTTTACTTAATCACGTTGAGCGACGTAAGGTCAAAGTTCATCTAAGTCAGCTTTCCCGATGTCAAACTGACAACAGGAGGGacacaaaaggaaaaatatcTACTTcgcaaaaacaacacaagtcAAGAGACCGGAGCATGTGGCCATTAAAGCTGAGGCGAAATTTCTCCATTGATGTTCAAGTGATGACACCTTATCTTTCCGCGCTCGGTTGAGGAGAACAAAAGTGCCGTAGTGTTTGGTGgaggaaaaaagacacagaACTGGAAACTGGCGTTGAAAGAAGACACTTTGTTTGAACAGCTTCAGCCGTGCAACACCTCCAGAAcccccccctcccgccccccAACCTCCCTTAGTCTGCTGCCCCCCTTGCGTCGAATAAACCTAAAAACTTCTTCTCTGGCTTTCATACTTTGATTAGTTGCTGCAGTACTTTCCCTTCTGTTAGGCTGCAGGTTCATGTTTGTGCGCTCTGTgaattttatgatattttatggacttttatgtttttaaatcagAACAATAACAGCATATTTCGAAGCTATATTTATCTTTGCACAG
This portion of the Scomber japonicus isolate fScoJap1 chromosome 14, fScoJap1.pri, whole genome shotgun sequence genome encodes:
- the six2a gene encoding homeobox protein SIX2a, with protein sequence MSMLPTFGFTQEQVACVCEVLQQGGNIERLGRFLWSLPACEHLHKNESVLKAKAVVAFHRGNFRELYKILESHQFSPHNHPKLQQLWLKAHYIEAEKLRGRPLGAVGKYRVRRKFPLPRSIWDGEETSYCFKEKSRSVLREWYTHNPYPSPREKRELAEATGLTTTQVSNWFKNRRQRDRAAEAKERENNENSNSNSHNPLTSSMNGNKTLLGSSDDDKTPSGTPDHTSQSPALLLGSNAGLQSLHGLAPPPGPSAIPVPSGPDSVHHHHSLHHDTILNPMSSNLVDLGS